From the genome of Polyangiaceae bacterium, one region includes:
- a CDS encoding DNA alkylation repair protein: protein MTVKEILSQLEALGNDKTRAHNTKFGAGDNQFGVKLGDIRALAKKLKTNHELAMALWDTGNADAQLLATLLMKPKDLSAKDMDRMVRSVAFSQVADWFNGYVVKEHPDKETFRQKWMATDDRWAARAGWSLTAERVAKSPDGLDVKALLDRIESEMGKADPAVQWTMNTTLATIGIHFPALRKRAIAIGEKLGIYRDYPVSKGCTSPFAPIWINEIVRRQG, encoded by the coding sequence ATGACCGTCAAAGAAATCCTCTCGCAGCTCGAGGCACTCGGAAACGACAAGACACGGGCGCACAACACCAAGTTCGGTGCCGGCGACAATCAGTTCGGCGTCAAACTCGGCGACATCCGCGCGCTCGCCAAAAAGCTCAAGACCAACCACGAGCTCGCCATGGCTCTCTGGGATACCGGAAACGCGGACGCCCAGCTCTTGGCGACGCTTTTGATGAAGCCCAAAGACTTGTCAGCGAAAGACATGGATCGGATGGTACGATCCGTTGCTTTTTCACAGGTTGCGGACTGGTTCAACGGCTATGTCGTCAAAGAACACCCCGACAAGGAGACTTTTCGCCAAAAGTGGATGGCGACCGATGACCGATGGGCTGCGCGTGCCGGATGGAGCCTCACTGCGGAGCGCGTTGCAAAGAGTCCCGATGGGCTCGACGTAAAGGCGCTCTTGGATCGCATCGAGTCCGAAATGGGAAAGGCCGATCCCGCAGTGCAATGGACGATGAACACCACGCTTGCGACCATTGGAATTCATTTCCCCGCATTGCGGAAGCGGGCCATCGCCATTGGAGAAAAATTGGGAATCTATCGGGATTATCCCGTTTCCAAGGGATGTACCTCGCCGTTCGCCCCCATTTGGATCAACGAAATCGTCCGCCGTCAGGGTTGA
- a CDS encoding DinB family protein, whose protein sequence is MNDVRTALDMQLNMAWQLFEYHMTNLSDEEWLWRPAARGLHVSDDNGVLRADWPESESYDIGPASIAWLTWHIVYWWSMALDHAFGNAELQRNDVTLPGSVDEVKRRIGDLKEQWVSKLAALEDAELAATKLTKWPFTDKPFYTVAAWLNMELMKNASEIGYCRFLYATR, encoded by the coding sequence ATGAACGATGTACGCACGGCGCTCGATATGCAGTTGAATATGGCGTGGCAGCTTTTCGAATACCACATGACCAATCTGAGCGACGAGGAATGGCTCTGGCGCCCAGCCGCTCGCGGCCTTCACGTCAGCGACGATAATGGAGTTTTGCGCGCGGATTGGCCAGAATCAGAATCGTATGACATTGGTCCCGCGAGCATCGCGTGGCTCACCTGGCATATCGTCTATTGGTGGTCGATGGCGCTGGATCATGCGTTCGGCAATGCCGAGCTTCAGCGAAACGACGTCACGTTGCCGGGCAGCGTCGACGAGGTCAAGCGGCGTATTGGCGACTTGAAAGAACAGTGGGTCTCCAAGCTCGCCGCACTCGAGGACGCAGAGCTTGCTGCGACAAAGCTGACGAAATGGCCGTTTACGGACAAGCCGTTTTATACGGTCGCCGCGTGGCTGAACATGGAGCTAATGAAAAACGCGAGCGAAATCGGCTACTGCCGGTTCCTGTACGCGACGCGGTAG
- a CDS encoding bifunctional (p)ppGpp synthetase/guanosine-3',5'-bis(diphosphate) 3'-pyrophosphohydrolase encodes MTFSPDTYNKALEVAASAHAAQKVPGSSHPYVIHVVAVAAEILAVATQDAFDVDFAVTCALLHDTIEDTNMLEEDIARLFGAPVARGVRALSKNAQLPKHEQMNDSLARIRNEPREVWMVKLADRITNLAAPPAYWSREKRIAYREEARTILAALGSASAPLANRLAAKIDAYGAFIDESGVQ; translated from the coding sequence ATGACTTTCTCACCCGACACCTACAACAAAGCCCTCGAAGTGGCTGCAAGCGCACATGCGGCGCAGAAAGTGCCCGGCTCGAGTCATCCCTACGTGATTCACGTCGTCGCCGTTGCAGCAGAGATCCTCGCGGTCGCGACGCAGGACGCCTTCGATGTCGACTTTGCGGTGACATGCGCACTTCTTCACGACACCATCGAAGACACGAACATGCTCGAGGAGGACATCGCGCGGCTCTTTGGCGCACCCGTGGCGCGTGGCGTGCGTGCATTGAGCAAGAATGCGCAATTGCCGAAACACGAGCAAATGAACGATTCACTTGCACGTATTCGAAACGAGCCACGGGAAGTGTGGATGGTGAAATTGGCCGATCGCATCACGAACCTAGCTGCACCGCCAGCGTATTGGTCGCGTGAAAAACGCATTGCCTATCGCGAGGAAGCCCGCACGATCCTCGCGGCGCTCGGCAGCGCGAGCGCTCCTTTGGCAAATCGCCTTGCCGCGAAAATCGATGCGTACGGGGCGTTCATCGATGAGAGTGGCGTGCAATGA
- a CDS encoding STAS domain-containing protein, with amino-acid sequence MGYDLERFSSADAVKLSLQLRRLGVSASNLTDVTNNVVQFLFEQLREGSTGARCCALVRVYVLTSFEHLDDDRQRFAAKLCSDARITDATPCLSLLATAGEEPNWNAPSTSSGHLAIPLPSPEFVLGLPMVRSLLASLGVDLAKIFRADQEIGVSLVEGDLGIFHVPEARGAPSIPAQDFVKKYGIRSVLGFGGALPNGDIFTMLMFSKVPIRSDVCELFKTVALGMKLAVLRVGQVALTQRSHETNTDGARSSSSLNVVFQERLEALEKLIDAQEHVAAIQTDHIAALVQELGRKLDAERERAATLERLQLTVEKLSTPILEVWDDVLALPLVGVVDSRRTNQIMERLLDEVSQRGCRYVIIDVTGTDTVDTAIADHLVRIVRAVELLGAKCVLTGIRPSVAQTLVDLGVNLGSLRTLRNLKHGLKDCIGPIRGRNAA; translated from the coding sequence ATGGGTTATGACCTCGAGCGATTTTCGTCGGCTGATGCGGTCAAACTGAGCTTGCAGCTACGTCGTCTCGGCGTTTCAGCGTCGAACTTGACCGATGTGACGAACAACGTGGTGCAATTTCTGTTCGAGCAACTGCGCGAGGGATCCACGGGAGCTCGGTGTTGTGCCCTCGTGCGCGTTTATGTGCTGACGTCGTTCGAGCATTTGGATGACGACAGACAGCGGTTTGCCGCGAAGTTATGCAGCGATGCGCGTATCACCGATGCGACGCCATGCCTGTCCTTGCTTGCGACGGCCGGAGAAGAGCCCAACTGGAACGCTCCCAGCACATCGAGCGGGCATTTGGCCATTCCGCTTCCGAGCCCCGAGTTTGTCTTGGGGCTGCCGATGGTGCGGTCCTTACTTGCATCGCTCGGGGTGGATCTTGCGAAGATCTTCCGGGCCGATCAGGAGATTGGCGTGAGTTTGGTCGAGGGGGATTTGGGGATTTTCCACGTCCCCGAAGCGCGTGGCGCACCATCGATTCCGGCGCAGGATTTCGTTAAAAAATACGGCATTCGTTCGGTGCTCGGGTTTGGCGGGGCGCTACCGAATGGCGACATCTTTACGATGCTCATGTTTTCCAAGGTGCCGATTCGTAGCGACGTGTGCGAACTTTTCAAGACCGTGGCGCTTGGAATGAAGCTGGCCGTGCTCCGGGTTGGTCAAGTCGCGCTGACGCAACGGTCGCATGAAACGAACACCGACGGTGCGCGCTCGTCGAGCTCGCTCAACGTCGTCTTTCAAGAGCGACTCGAGGCTTTGGAGAAGCTCATCGACGCGCAGGAACACGTTGCGGCCATTCAGACCGATCACATCGCTGCGCTCGTCCAAGAGCTGGGTAGGAAGCTCGACGCCGAACGCGAGCGCGCCGCGACGCTCGAACGGCTTCAACTGACCGTGGAAAAACTCTCCACGCCGATTCTCGAAGTTTGGGATGACGTACTCGCGCTTCCTCTCGTCGGTGTCGTCGATTCGCGCCGAACGAATCAAATCATGGAACGACTGCTCGACGAAGTGAGTCAGCGCGGCTGTCGATATGTCATCATCGACGTGACCGGGACCGACACCGTGGACACGGCCATCGCCGACCATTTGGTTCGCATCGTCAGGGCCGTCGAATTGCTCGGCGCAAAGTGTGTCTTGACCGGCATCCGACCGAGCGTTGCGCAAACGCTCGTCGACCTTGGTGTAAACCTCGGCAGTTTGCGTACGCTACGCAATTTGAAGCATGGATTGAAAGATTGTATTGGGCCGATACGCGGGCGAAATGCGGCGTGA
- a CDS encoding deiodinase, whose translation MFERFSKDAEFLTIYIKEAHPTDEWQMDVNEKHNVCYPQPRSTEARVAIAADFVKRFEYDIPLLVDPIENPANAAYAGWPERLYVVDEKGVIVYKGGMGPFEFHPEEVEAWLERRFPNAR comes from the coding sequence ATGTTCGAGCGGTTCAGCAAGGATGCCGAGTTTCTTACGATTTACATCAAGGAGGCACATCCGACCGACGAATGGCAAATGGACGTGAACGAAAAACACAACGTCTGTTATCCGCAACCTCGAAGCACCGAGGCGCGCGTGGCCATTGCGGCGGACTTCGTGAAACGATTCGAATACGACATTCCACTGCTCGTCGACCCCATCGAAAACCCCGCCAATGCAGCTTATGCCGGCTGGCCAGAGCGGCTCTACGTAGTCGATGAGAAGGGCGTGATCGTCTACAAGGGCGGAATGGGACCGTTCGAGTTTCACCCGGAAGAGGTTGAAGCGTGGCTCGAACGCCGGTTCCCGAACGCTCGTTGA
- a CDS encoding SUMF1/EgtB/PvdO family nonheme iron enzyme → MSPRQTHGLGLLVALVTGVFGAVLGSGCTDSAFCFAECGDTASSAGGMAGEGGMAGMGGGDGGDGGGFIGASGTGGMNTCGADLLNDVNNCGACDNRCMLPSAFPKCVDGACIVDTCIAGTYDVDGDAKTGCEYTCPVPVLGPEQCNGIDDDCDGKVDSADPDLEPPANLCTMTPGTPCAATTVACNGSAGWSCVYPPEVEVVSGFVRTTETRCDGIDGNCDGSIDEWFQDLGTTCKDSALGQCVDMGVIICDPQNSGKTICDLSAPPAPLPSQPELCNGIDDDCDGFVDEDIDPMAFDMDLVPGSNPPVYVDRYEASRPDATMQSAGIRETVSCSKAGVLPWTGGSYAEAEAACAARGAGFRLCTAAELEMACSGGMGMLYPYGMMYDPMACYGVDNAGAMNQARPTGNSAMCTAMGGSFDLSGNVTEWTSTQTNMASAPDRIFQLHGGSYLSPQLGLSCTMELPARAAEQTLLPNIGFRCCR, encoded by the coding sequence ATGAGCCCCAGACAAACCCACGGATTGGGACTTCTCGTCGCGCTCGTCACGGGCGTCTTCGGAGCCGTGCTGGGTAGCGGCTGCACCGATTCGGCATTCTGTTTTGCCGAATGCGGCGACACAGCGTCGTCGGCTGGCGGAATGGCTGGCGAGGGCGGCATGGCAGGCATGGGTGGCGGCGATGGCGGCGATGGCGGCGGATTCATTGGCGCGAGCGGCACCGGCGGAATGAACACGTGTGGCGCTGACCTATTGAACGACGTGAACAATTGCGGCGCGTGCGACAATCGATGCATGCTGCCGAGCGCATTTCCCAAATGTGTTGACGGTGCGTGTATCGTCGATACGTGCATTGCCGGCACGTACGATGTCGATGGAGATGCGAAGACCGGCTGTGAATACACCTGCCCCGTGCCCGTGCTCGGTCCCGAGCAATGCAATGGTATCGACGACGATTGCGACGGCAAGGTGGATTCGGCCGATCCGGACCTCGAACCGCCCGCGAATTTGTGCACCATGACGCCGGGCACGCCGTGTGCTGCGACGACGGTTGCCTGTAATGGTTCTGCGGGGTGGTCGTGCGTGTACCCGCCGGAAGTCGAAGTGGTATCCGGCTTCGTGCGCACGACGGAAACGCGATGCGATGGCATTGACGGCAACTGCGACGGGAGCATCGACGAATGGTTTCAGGATCTGGGCACCACGTGCAAAGACAGTGCGCTTGGTCAATGCGTCGACATGGGCGTGATCATTTGTGATCCGCAAAATAGCGGAAAAACCATTTGCGACTTGAGCGCGCCGCCGGCTCCACTGCCCTCGCAGCCGGAATTGTGCAATGGCATCGACGACGATTGCGATGGTTTCGTCGACGAGGACATCGATCCAATGGCATTCGACATGGATCTGGTGCCTGGCTCGAATCCTCCCGTGTACGTCGATCGTTACGAAGCTTCACGACCTGATGCGACGATGCAATCGGCAGGCATTCGTGAAACGGTTTCTTGCAGCAAGGCTGGGGTTTTGCCATGGACGGGGGGCTCGTATGCCGAGGCCGAAGCGGCATGTGCGGCGCGCGGAGCGGGATTCCGCTTGTGCACGGCGGCCGAGCTCGAGATGGCGTGCAGTGGCGGCATGGGAATGCTTTATCCATATGGGATGATGTACGACCCCATGGCGTGTTATGGCGTGGACAACGCGGGCGCAATGAATCAGGCACGGCCGACCGGAAATTCGGCAATGTGCACGGCCATGGGCGGATCGTTCGACCTTTCGGGAAACGTCACCGAATGGACCAGCACGCAAACGAACATGGCTTCGGCGCCCGATCGAATCTTCCAGCTCCATGGCGGATCCTATCTTTCACCGCAGCTCGGTCTTTCGTGCACGATGGAATTGCCTGCACGCGCCGCAGAGCAAACGCTCTTGCCGAACATCGGCTTCCGGTGCTGCCGATAA
- a CDS encoding lipid-transfer protein, whose translation MGRRVNVIGVGMVKFQKPGASEDYNVMAAKAAKAALADAGVDYGTVEQAYAGYVFGDSTCGQRAVYEVGLTGIPVINVNNNCSTGSTALYLGRQAIEGGLAECVLVVGFEQMEKGALGSKWGDRPSPIDKHADVMQRVQGFNQSVPTAQMFGGAGREYRWKYGAKRETFGKVAEKARKHASKNPYALFNEVLSLEQIMASPEVFDPLTRFQCCPPTCGAAAAILCSDDFAKKHNISNPIYIAAQAMTTDFASSFGDSMIKMIGYDMAKAAADKVYAQSGIGPEDVQVVELHDCFTANEVVTYEALGLCKEGEAEKFIWDGQNTFGGKYVTNPSGGLLSKGHPLGATGLAQCTELVWQLRGTADARQVEGAKVALQHNLGLGGACVVTMYRKD comes from the coding sequence ATGGGCAGAAGAGTCAATGTCATCGGCGTCGGGATGGTGAAGTTCCAAAAGCCTGGCGCGAGCGAAGACTACAACGTGATGGCGGCGAAAGCGGCAAAAGCGGCCCTGGCCGATGCCGGCGTCGACTATGGCACGGTCGAACAAGCTTATGCGGGCTACGTTTTCGGCGATAGCACGTGCGGGCAGCGAGCGGTCTACGAAGTCGGTTTGACCGGCATTCCGGTCATCAACGTGAACAACAATTGCTCGACGGGATCGACGGCGCTTTACCTTGGAAGGCAAGCCATCGAAGGCGGCCTTGCAGAATGCGTCTTGGTCGTGGGATTCGAGCAAATGGAAAAGGGCGCGCTCGGATCGAAATGGGGCGACAGGCCGAGCCCGATTGACAAGCACGCCGACGTCATGCAACGCGTGCAAGGCTTCAATCAATCCGTTCCGACAGCGCAAATGTTCGGCGGCGCCGGGCGTGAATACCGCTGGAAGTACGGCGCGAAGCGCGAAACATTCGGCAAAGTGGCGGAAAAAGCGCGCAAACACGCGAGCAAGAACCCGTACGCGTTGTTCAATGAAGTGCTGTCGCTCGAGCAGATCATGGCTTCGCCCGAAGTTTTCGATCCGCTCACGCGATTCCAATGCTGCCCGCCCACCTGCGGCGCAGCAGCAGCCATATTGTGCTCCGATGATTTCGCCAAAAAGCACAACATCTCGAATCCGATCTACATTGCCGCGCAAGCCATGACGACGGATTTTGCGTCGAGCTTCGGCGACAGCATGATCAAAATGATCGGGTACGACATGGCCAAAGCGGCGGCCGACAAGGTCTACGCGCAATCGGGCATCGGACCGGAAGACGTGCAAGTCGTCGAATTGCACGATTGTTTCACGGCCAACGAAGTGGTGACCTACGAAGCGCTCGGCCTTTGCAAAGAAGGCGAAGCGGAGAAGTTCATTTGGGACGGGCAAAACACGTTCGGCGGTAAATACGTGACCAATCCTTCCGGTGGGCTTCTCTCGAAGGGTCATCCGCTCGGAGCGACGGGTTTGGCGCAATGCACCGAGCTCGTTTGGCAGCTACGAGGCACGGCGGACGCGAGGCAGGTGGAGGGCGCCAAGGTGGCGCTTCAGCACAACCTGGGCCTCGGCGGCGCGTGCGTCGTCACCATGTACCGGAAAGATTGA
- a CDS encoding cytochrome P450 — translation MALPPGPSEPAFVQLLRFTFQPLEFFEDSLARYGDPFTLRLTGLGTFVLVTAPDLLKQVFTADANDLTSGSANKILEPVTGPRSLLLLDGAEHLRMRRLLLPPLHGERMHAYAETMAKAANEEVQRFPSGRPFSLHPHMQAITLEVILRAVFGLDERSRLERLSELLTKFMEPPPAIFAFLPALQRDFPLSPMRIFMRRREAVDRELYALIDERQKHPDDSRTDVLALLLAARDEEGKPLTRGELRDELVTMLVAGHETTATSLSWTIACLLENPGVLERLEAELAPFIEKDGSIDVAAVVRAEYLDAVVKESLRLRPIVPDVVREVRVPYNLAGYDLPLGVFLTPCIYLAHRQPDVYPNPTRFLPERWIGVKPDPYRWFPFGGGIRRCIGMAFALYEMKVVLATILARTRLRLTQPVKVVRRTLTLAPSRGTEVELVERRRVRAG, via the coding sequence ATGGCATTACCTCCCGGCCCGAGCGAACCCGCCTTCGTACAGCTTTTACGATTCACCTTCCAGCCGCTCGAATTCTTCGAGGATTCGCTCGCTCGATATGGCGATCCGTTCACCTTGCGCCTTACCGGTCTTGGGACGTTCGTTCTCGTCACGGCCCCGGATCTCCTCAAACAGGTTTTCACAGCCGATGCGAATGACCTCACGTCGGGCAGCGCAAACAAAATACTCGAACCAGTCACCGGCCCGCGGTCGCTCTTGCTCTTGGACGGCGCCGAGCATTTGCGCATGCGACGGCTCTTGCTGCCCCCGCTGCACGGCGAGCGAATGCATGCATATGCCGAAACGATGGCAAAGGCTGCAAACGAAGAAGTGCAGCGTTTTCCAAGCGGCCGGCCGTTCTCGCTGCACCCGCACATGCAAGCCATTACGCTCGAAGTCATTCTTCGGGCGGTGTTTGGCCTGGATGAGCGTTCACGCCTCGAACGGCTCTCCGAATTGCTGACGAAATTCATGGAGCCGCCCCCGGCTATTTTTGCATTTTTACCCGCGCTTCAGCGGGACTTTCCGCTGTCGCCGATGCGCATTTTCATGCGCCGGCGTGAAGCCGTCGACCGCGAGCTTTATGCGCTGATCGACGAACGCCAAAAACATCCCGACGATTCGCGCACCGATGTACTTGCTTTGCTTTTGGCGGCTCGGGACGAAGAGGGAAAACCTTTGACACGTGGGGAGCTTCGCGACGAATTGGTCACGATGCTCGTGGCTGGGCATGAAACGACCGCAACGTCGCTTTCGTGGACGATTGCCTGTTTGCTCGAAAATCCCGGAGTGCTCGAGCGTCTCGAAGCGGAATTGGCTCCGTTCATTGAAAAGGACGGGTCGATTGACGTCGCCGCGGTCGTGCGTGCCGAATACCTCGACGCGGTCGTCAAAGAATCGTTGCGACTTCGGCCCATCGTGCCTGACGTCGTGCGCGAAGTGCGCGTCCCGTACAATCTTGCGGGATACGACCTACCGCTCGGTGTTTTTCTGACGCCGTGCATTTATTTGGCGCACCGGCAACCGGACGTGTACCCGAATCCGACGCGATTTCTTCCCGAACGTTGGATTGGAGTAAAACCGGATCCGTATCGATGGTTTCCGTTTGGAGGAGGCATTCGGCGGTGCATTGGAATGGCCTTTGCGCTGTACGAAATGAAGGTGGTGCTCGCGACGATACTGGCTCGCACGCGATTGCGGCTCACGCAGCCGGTCAAAGTCGTTCGACGCACGCTGACGCTGGCGCCTTCGCGAGGGACAGAGGTGGAATTGGTTGAGAGGCGGCGCGTTCGGGCGGGGTGA
- a CDS encoding GTPase domain-containing protein gives MRPKEMRSYNAVLERGRSGNSAMKTYRILFAGPGLSGRSTTITQLYDLCPAAARVTIRNISISMPQGRVIEASLQYTGASVALSLLATPGSLYNSPLYEQVAAAADGIVFVIDSQFDRLEASAEEIRRNMDRVRQAGRDPSRIPCVIQYNKRDLSRIASIADLERDVNVMQWPYFESIATKGHGVVAPAEHVARALTGCGLIG, from the coding sequence ATGAGGCCGAAGGAAATGCGCAGCTACAACGCCGTGCTCGAGCGGGGACGCTCGGGGAATTCGGCGATGAAAACGTACCGCATTCTGTTCGCGGGCCCGGGGCTGTCGGGACGATCGACCACGATCACACAGCTCTACGACTTGTGTCCAGCCGCAGCTCGCGTGACAATCCGCAACATCTCGATTTCGATGCCTCAAGGGCGGGTCATCGAAGCCTCGCTTCAATACACCGGTGCCAGCGTCGCATTGTCCCTCTTGGCGACGCCGGGCTCGCTGTACAACTCGCCACTGTACGAGCAAGTGGCGGCTGCTGCAGATGGTATCGTCTTCGTGATTGACTCACAGTTCGACCGCCTGGAGGCAAGTGCGGAGGAGATCAGGCGTAACATGGACCGGGTTCGGCAGGCGGGGCGTGATCCGAGTCGCATTCCGTGCGTCATCCAATACAACAAGCGTGACCTGTCCAGGATCGCAAGTATTGCGGATCTCGAACGAGACGTGAACGTGATGCAATGGCCGTATTTCGAGTCGATCGCGACAAAAGGTCACGGGGTGGTAGCCCCAGCGGAGCACGTAGCCCGCGCCCTGACGGGCTGCGGGCTGATCGGTTGA
- a CDS encoding GNAT family N-acetyltransferase — translation MKPMPRHAPTIELDGARLRPLRETDADALYAYLRDPAVTDLTSYPDVTMSLVETMIGRSLSRWAAGEPSRWGVALHDDRLVGTCGFNDWSPVHRWAELAFDFAQVHWGKGLMRQAVAAALEWAFRQEKVDRVHAFVRVDNGRSVGLLERSGFMREGCLRGYRVCRGKRHDFYIYGLLRSDWEADQ, via the coding sequence ATGAAACCCATGCCACGACATGCGCCGACGATTGAGCTCGACGGAGCGCGCCTGCGTCCGCTCCGTGAGACCGACGCTGACGCGCTTTATGCTTACCTGCGGGATCCTGCCGTGACGGACCTGACCAGCTATCCCGATGTAACGATGTCTTTGGTCGAAACAATGATTGGGCGGTCATTGAGCCGTTGGGCGGCGGGCGAGCCATCCAGATGGGGGGTTGCGCTGCATGATGATCGGCTTGTTGGCACGTGCGGTTTCAATGACTGGTCCCCGGTGCATCGCTGGGCGGAGCTGGCGTTCGACTTCGCGCAGGTTCATTGGGGCAAGGGGCTGATGCGCCAAGCGGTGGCCGCGGCGCTCGAGTGGGCTTTTCGGCAGGAAAAGGTCGATCGGGTGCATGCCTTCGTCAGGGTCGACAACGGGCGCTCCGTGGGCTTGCTCGAGCGCAGTGGATTCATGCGTGAGGGGTGCTTGCGGGGATATCGCGTGTGTCGTGGAAAGCGGCATGATTTTTACATTTACGGATTGCTGCGCTCGGATTGGGAGGCTGATCAATGA
- a CDS encoding phosphotransferase, with the protein MTISLLTSDQIAERTKRVVAAAMQCGKNLGLDVSDAEVLYDAFSVVVRLAPAPVVARVQVVLPIGLDLGAQLTRQKRELAVVRWLQAKGIPVARPSGLVPCEPVHCNGFSMTFWEPLSVDRTAVPDFVADAHYAAELHAALTDCDVELPFLAPLAHTVPSCLDYLARNPSLVAAADLERARAEWDHLAPHVSSREAFERVFPGITTQVIHGDGPVYNMIRTHDGPVFADFEDTTWGPAEWDMVGFDADAIARYDAKAATLGLRPLDKDVLRLMETARALQAVGSLALTPQLPQLAEWLDSWLQKWRESPFVGGLTLPKRP; encoded by the coding sequence ATGACCATTTCCCTCCTCACCTCAGATCAAATCGCCGAACGTACAAAGCGCGTGGTTGCCGCGGCCATGCAATGCGGCAAAAACCTCGGGCTCGACGTCTCCGATGCCGAAGTCCTTTACGATGCATTCTCGGTGGTCGTTCGGCTGGCACCCGCCCCCGTGGTCGCGCGTGTCCAAGTCGTTTTGCCCATTGGACTCGACCTCGGCGCGCAATTGACACGTCAAAAGCGAGAGCTTGCCGTGGTTCGGTGGCTTCAAGCGAAAGGCATTCCCGTCGCGCGACCGAGTGGCCTGGTACCTTGCGAGCCAGTTCATTGCAATGGATTCTCGATGACGTTCTGGGAGCCTTTATCGGTCGACCGCACCGCCGTGCCGGACTTCGTCGCAGACGCGCATTACGCAGCAGAATTGCACGCAGCCTTGACCGATTGCGACGTCGAGCTGCCGTTTCTCGCGCCCCTTGCGCACACGGTCCCCAGTTGCCTCGATTATCTTGCACGCAATCCGAGCTTGGTCGCGGCAGCGGACCTCGAACGCGCGCGGGCCGAATGGGACCATCTCGCGCCACACGTCAGTTCGCGCGAAGCGTTCGAGCGCGTCTTTCCCGGCATTACGACACAGGTCATCCACGGTGATGGCCCCGTATACAATATGATTCGCACGCACGATGGCCCCGTGTTCGCGGACTTCGAGGACACGACTTGGGGGCCTGCCGAGTGGGATATGGTCGGGTTCGACGCGGATGCGATTGCACGATACGACGCAAAGGCCGCGACGCTCGGGCTGCGACCACTCGACAAGGATGTGCTGCGCCTGATGGAAACAGCACGCGCGCTGCAAGCCGTGGGGTCGCTCGCGCTCACGCCGCAGTTGCCGCAGCTTGCGGAGTGGCTCGATTCGTGGCTTCAGAAGTGGAGGGAATCGCCGTTCGTGGGTGGTTTGACGCTCCCGAAGCGCCCCTGA